The Macaca fascicularis isolate 582-1 chromosome 11, T2T-MFA8v1.1 genome includes a region encoding these proteins:
- the LOC135966357 gene encoding large ribosomal subunit protein eL21 produces the protein MTNTKGKRRGTRYMFSRPFRKHGVVPLATYMRIYKKGDIVDIKGMGTVQKGMPHKCYHGKTGRVYNVTQHAVGIVVNKQVKGKILAKRINVRIEHIKHSKSRDSFLKRVKENDQKKKEAKEKGTWVQLKRQPAPPREAHFVRTNGKEPELLEPIPYEFMA, from the coding sequence ATGACgaacacaaagggaaagaggagaggcaccCGATATATGTTCTCTaggccttttagaaaacatggagttGTTCCTTTGGCCACGTATATGCGAATCTATAAGAAAGGTGATATCGTAGACATCAAGGGAATGGGTACCGTTCAAAAAGGAATGCCCCACAAGTGTTACCATGGCAAAACTGGGAGAGTCTACAACGTTACCCAGCATGCTGTTGGCATTGTTGTAAACAAACAAGTTAagggcaagattcttgccaagagaattaatgtACGTATTGAGCACATTAAGCATTCTAAGAGCAGAGATAGCTTCCTGAAACGcgtgaaggaaaatgatcagaaaaagaaagaagccaaagagaaaggtacctgggttcaactgaagcgccagcctgctccacccagagaagcacactttgtgagaaccaatgggaaggagcctgagctgctggaacctattccctatgaattcatggcataa